From a region of the Paraburkholderia hospita genome:
- a CDS encoding PPK2 family polyphosphate kinase, whose protein sequence is MAKKNDLDEYRVPFFDGNEKSKFSLPSIDPSSKPFSTGSKDTDRERLAEIGAALDAQQERLHAQRVQRVLLVLQGMDTSGKDGTIRAVFHEVDPLGLRIVPFKAPTLTELAHDFLWRVHSQAPAAGELTIFNRSHYEDVLVPVVLGSMDKDARLRRYRHIRDFELMLAQNGTTIIKCMLHISKDEQRERLQARIDDPTKHWKFDVSDLDARKLWDKYQDAYEEALAATSTEYAPWYVIPADSKTHRNVMVGELLLRAFESLKLEFPPAKESLKGVIVE, encoded by the coding sequence ATGGCTAAGAAGAACGATCTCGACGAATATCGTGTGCCCTTTTTCGACGGGAACGAAAAGTCGAAGTTTTCACTCCCCAGCATCGATCCGTCCTCGAAGCCGTTTTCGACGGGATCGAAAGATACCGACCGCGAACGGCTTGCCGAGATCGGCGCGGCGCTGGATGCGCAGCAGGAGCGCCTGCACGCGCAGCGCGTGCAGCGTGTTCTGCTCGTGCTGCAAGGCATGGACACGAGCGGCAAGGACGGCACGATCCGCGCGGTGTTTCATGAAGTCGATCCGCTCGGTCTGCGCATCGTGCCGTTCAAGGCGCCCACACTCACCGAGCTTGCGCACGACTTCCTGTGGCGCGTCCATTCGCAGGCGCCCGCCGCCGGCGAACTGACGATCTTCAACCGCAGCCATTACGAAGACGTGCTCGTGCCTGTCGTGCTCGGTTCGATGGACAAAGATGCACGCCTGCGCCGCTACCGGCACATTCGCGATTTCGAGCTGATGCTTGCGCAGAACGGCACGACGATCATCAAATGCATGCTGCACATTTCGAAGGACGAGCAGCGGGAGCGCTTGCAGGCGCGCATCGACGATCCGACCAAGCACTGGAAATTCGACGTCTCCGATCTCGACGCACGCAAGCTGTGGGACAAGTATCAGGACGCGTACGAGGAAGCGCTCGCCGCGACGTCGACGGAATACGCGCCGTGGTACGTGATTCCCGCGGACTCGAAGACGCATCGCAACGTGATGGTCGGTGAATTGCTGCTGCGCGCGTTCGAGTCACTGAAGCTCGAATTCCCGCCGGCGAAAGAATCGCTGAAGGGCGTGATAGTCGAATGA
- a CDS encoding exodeoxyribonuclease III, producing MLRVITANLNGIRSAAKKGFFEWFGEQKADVVCVQEIKCSQDDMTPEFLAPHGFTGYFQHAVKKGYSGAGLYTRHEPDEVVIGFGSEEFDPEGRYVEARFGNLSVISVYVPSGSSGDERQQAKYRFMDEFMPHLTELSKEREVIVCGDVNIVHKEIDIKNWKGNQKNSGCLPEERAWLTKLFDDVGYVDVFRTLDQRPEQYTWWSNRGQAYAKNVGWRIDYQIATPGIAATAKRVDVFRDIKFSDHAPVTVDYAHKIAKK from the coding sequence ATGTTGCGTGTGATCACCGCCAACCTGAACGGCATCCGTTCGGCGGCCAAGAAGGGCTTTTTCGAGTGGTTCGGCGAGCAGAAGGCCGACGTCGTGTGCGTGCAGGAAATCAAATGCTCGCAGGACGACATGACGCCTGAATTCCTCGCGCCTCACGGTTTCACCGGCTATTTCCAGCATGCGGTGAAGAAGGGTTACAGCGGCGCCGGTCTCTATACGCGTCACGAGCCGGATGAAGTCGTGATCGGCTTCGGCAGCGAAGAGTTCGATCCCGAAGGGCGCTACGTCGAAGCGCGGTTCGGCAATCTGTCGGTGATTTCGGTGTATGTGCCGTCGGGTTCGAGCGGCGACGAGCGTCAGCAGGCGAAGTACCGCTTCATGGACGAGTTCATGCCGCATCTCACTGAGTTGTCGAAAGAGCGCGAAGTGATCGTGTGCGGCGACGTGAATATCGTTCACAAGGAAATCGACATCAAGAACTGGAAGGGCAACCAGAAGAACTCGGGCTGCCTGCCGGAAGAACGCGCGTGGCTGACGAAACTGTTCGACGACGTCGGCTACGTGGACGTGTTCCGCACGCTCGATCAGCGGCCGGAGCAATACACGTGGTGGAGCAATCGCGGCCAGGCGTATGCGAAGAACGTGGGGTGGCGTATCGATTATCAGATCGCGACGCCGGGCATTGCGGCGACGGCGAAACGCGTCGATGTGTTCCGCGATATCAAGTTCAGCGATCACGCGCCCGTGACCGTCGACTACGCGCACAAGATCGCGAAGAAATAA
- a CDS encoding M48 family metallopeptidase, with product MVFASRRAVMGPTSRAVSRLSPAYRMRGRTRALHLAVLAACAVSGVTSPWQAYATESTSNVSAPPAANAPAAPSTPSTPSAPKLEAAPSAASGASAPSNAGSATPPTPVTARTPAPTPPPPPPFMPNQQLRYGGYAVFRNLIPSPMLEAQSAEEFDQIARGAEHMSRLYPSSDAHVKRVQAIVDKLVPYSLKWNDRAKNWKWDIAVLRSPDIRVYCLPGGKIVVYGGMLDKVKPNDNELGMLLGHEIAHALREHARERLGEQQAAQLGSGTIPQLFGLADLGEAPLGIGTQLLEMKYERADETEADVIGSDIASRAGYDPRAAITLWDKLAVATRNNRDQGFIYVHPYNAARRADIMKRLADMLPLYAKAVGKSVDALPDYAGIGRPRRTTAND from the coding sequence ATGGTGTTTGCGTCGCGGCGCGCCGTCATGGGTCCGACTTCGCGCGCCGTTTCCCGTCTATCGCCTGCATATCGCATGCGCGGGCGTACCCGTGCGCTGCATCTGGCCGTTCTCGCTGCCTGCGCGGTGTCCGGCGTGACGTCGCCGTGGCAGGCGTACGCGACCGAATCGACGTCGAACGTCAGCGCGCCGCCCGCTGCGAACGCGCCTGCTGCGCCATCCACTCCTTCGACGCCTTCCGCGCCAAAGTTAGAAGCGGCGCCGTCCGCCGCGTCCGGCGCATCCGCGCCGTCGAACGCAGGCTCAGCGACACCGCCAACGCCCGTGACGGCTCGCACGCCGGCACCCACGCCGCCACCGCCACCGCCTTTCATGCCTAACCAGCAATTGCGCTATGGCGGGTACGCAGTGTTCCGCAATCTGATTCCGTCGCCGATGCTCGAAGCGCAATCGGCTGAGGAATTCGATCAGATCGCGCGCGGCGCCGAGCACATGAGTCGGCTCTATCCGTCATCGGACGCGCACGTGAAGCGCGTGCAGGCGATCGTCGACAAGCTCGTTCCGTATTCGCTGAAATGGAACGACCGCGCGAAGAACTGGAAGTGGGATATCGCGGTGCTGCGTTCGCCGGACATTCGTGTGTACTGTCTGCCAGGCGGCAAGATCGTCGTGTATGGCGGCATGCTCGACAAGGTCAAGCCCAACGACAACGAACTTGGCATGCTGCTCGGCCATGAAATCGCTCACGCGCTGCGTGAGCACGCGCGCGAGCGTCTCGGCGAACAGCAGGCCGCGCAACTCGGCTCGGGGACGATTCCGCAACTCTTCGGTCTCGCCGATCTGGGCGAAGCGCCGCTCGGCATCGGCACGCAGTTGCTGGAAATGAAGTACGAACGCGCGGATGAGACGGAAGCCGATGTGATCGGCAGCGACATTGCATCGCGTGCCGGTTACGATCCGCGCGCGGCGATCACGCTATGGGACAAACTCGCCGTCGCGACGCGCAACAACCGCGATCAGGGCTTCATCTACGTGCACCCGTATAACGCGGCACGTCGCGCGGACATCATGAAGCGGCTGGCCGACATGCTGCCGCTGTACGCGAAAGCTGTCGGCAAGAGCGTCGATGCGTTGCCCGACTATGCGGGCATCGGCCGCCCGCGCCGTACGACCGCGAACGACTGA
- a CDS encoding AmpG family muropeptide MFS transporter, with amino-acid sequence MSNPPHEAPALTAHEEHPGWRAFLNARMLICVFLGFTSGLPLFTLVYLVQAWLRSEGVNLKEIGLFALIQFPYTWKFLWAPLMDRYVPRLPGWRPGRRRGWMLFTQILVAGAIASLGIVSPRDSIWTVAALTALVAFFGASSDIVIDAYRRELLHNTEQGLGNAVHVNAYKIAALVPGSLALILSDHLPWATVFIVTAAFMLPGMVMTLVVREPEVHGTPPKNLREAIVEPFREFILRDGWRGALFVLGFIFLYKLGDTMATTLSTSFFLDIGFSRTQIGVIAKTTAFGASLAGGIIGGIALMRIGIGRGLWIFGILQMVSTLGFAWLAHVGPTSPGLTVVYDIAVALSTGTTKLLSLLGIGWTVQLDPMSVALALVYGFETFTTGLTLAAFTAYIASTTDPRYTATQFALFTSLASVPRTLASAASGFAVAQIGWFNYFLVCTALAIPGMLLLFRIAPWRKQS; translated from the coding sequence ATGTCGAACCCGCCACACGAGGCGCCTGCACTAACCGCTCACGAAGAACATCCCGGCTGGCGCGCGTTTCTCAACGCGCGCATGCTGATCTGCGTTTTCCTCGGCTTCACGTCGGGGTTGCCGCTGTTCACCCTCGTCTATCTCGTCCAGGCCTGGCTGCGCTCAGAAGGCGTGAACCTGAAGGAAATCGGCCTGTTTGCGCTCATCCAGTTTCCCTATACGTGGAAATTCCTCTGGGCGCCGCTGATGGACCGTTACGTGCCGCGTCTGCCCGGCTGGCGGCCGGGGCGTCGGCGCGGCTGGATGCTCTTCACGCAGATCCTGGTCGCCGGCGCGATCGCGTCGCTCGGCATCGTCTCGCCGCGCGATTCAATCTGGACGGTTGCCGCACTGACCGCGCTCGTCGCGTTCTTCGGTGCGAGTTCGGATATCGTGATCGACGCGTATCGGCGCGAACTGCTGCACAATACCGAGCAAGGCCTCGGCAACGCTGTGCATGTGAACGCGTACAAGATCGCGGCGCTCGTGCCCGGTTCGCTCGCGCTGATTCTGTCGGACCATCTGCCATGGGCGACCGTGTTCATCGTGACGGCCGCGTTCATGCTGCCGGGCATGGTGATGACGCTTGTCGTGCGCGAGCCCGAAGTACACGGCACGCCGCCGAAGAACCTGCGCGAAGCGATCGTCGAACCGTTCCGCGAATTCATTCTGCGCGACGGCTGGCGCGGTGCGCTGTTCGTGCTCGGCTTCATCTTCCTGTACAAGCTCGGCGATACGATGGCGACCACGCTGTCCACGTCGTTCTTTCTCGACATCGGCTTTTCGCGCACACAGATCGGCGTGATTGCGAAGACGACGGCGTTCGGCGCGAGTCTGGCGGGCGGCATCATCGGCGGTATCGCGCTGATGCGCATCGGCATCGGTCGCGGCTTGTGGATCTTCGGCATCCTGCAGATGGTGTCGACGCTCGGCTTCGCATGGCTCGCGCATGTCGGGCCGACGTCGCCGGGACTCACCGTCGTGTACGACATCGCCGTCGCGCTCAGCACGGGCACAACGAAACTGCTGTCGTTGCTCGGCATCGGCTGGACGGTGCAGCTCGATCCGATGTCGGTCGCGCTCGCGCTCGTGTACGGCTTCGAGACATTCACGACAGGTCTCACGCTCGCCGCGTTCACCGCGTATATCGCGAGCACGACCGACCCGCGCTATACGGCGACGCAGTTCGCGCTCTTCACGTCGCTGGCTTCCGTGCCGCGCACGCTGGCGTCGGCGGCAAGCGGCTTCGCGGTCGCGCAGATCGGCTGGTTCAACTACTTCTTGGTCTGCACGGCGCTTGCTATACCGGGCATGCTACTGTTGTTCCGGATCGCCCCTTGGAGAAAGCAGTCGTGA
- the metW gene encoding methionine biosynthesis protein MetW translates to MNQRALDYLATRPDFRAIARWVEPRGTVLDLGCGDGSLLSLLMEELEVTGYGIEINDAGVLASTKNGINVIQQNLEDGLRLFEDGSFDFAILSQTLQTIHQTAAILRETVRVGKECIVSFPNFGFWTHRLSVLQGRMPVSKSLPYQWHNTPNVRVLTIKDFEALAPEVGIEILDRVVLHGGQQVRWGVNWRGSLAVYRVKKS, encoded by the coding sequence ATGAACCAGCGCGCTCTCGATTATCTTGCGACGCGGCCGGATTTCCGCGCGATCGCCCGCTGGGTCGAGCCACGCGGAACGGTGCTCGATCTCGGCTGCGGCGACGGCTCGCTGCTGTCGCTGCTGATGGAAGAACTCGAAGTGACGGGCTACGGCATCGAGATCAACGACGCCGGCGTGCTCGCTTCGACGAAGAACGGCATCAACGTGATCCAGCAGAATCTGGAAGACGGCTTGCGCCTGTTCGAAGACGGCAGCTTCGATTTTGCGATCCTTTCTCAAACGCTGCAGACCATTCACCAGACAGCCGCGATCCTGCGCGAGACGGTGCGCGTCGGCAAGGAATGCATCGTTTCGTTCCCAAATTTCGGATTCTGGACGCACCGACTGTCCGTTTTGCAGGGACGCATGCCCGTGTCAAAGTCGCTGCCTTATCAGTGGCACAACACGCCAAACGTGCGCGTGCTGACCATCAAGGATTTCGAGGCGCTCGCGCCGGAAGTCGGCATCGAGATTCTCGATCGCGTGGTGCTGCATGGCGGCCAGCAGGTGCGATGGGGCGTGAACTGGCGTGGTAGTCTTGCGGTCTATCGCGTCAAGAAAAGCTAA
- the metX gene encoding homoserine O-succinyltransferase MetX, with amino-acid sequence MESIGIVTPQTMHFSEPLRLQNGSSLANYDLVVETYGTLNTARSNAVLVCHALNASHHVAGVYADDPKNVGWWDNMVGPGKPLDTDRFFVIGVNNLGSCFGSTGPMSIDPSTGRPYGASFPVVTVEDWVNAQALVADTFGIEKFAAVMGGSLGGMQALAWSMMYPERLAHCIVVASTPKLSAQNIAFNEVARSSILSDPDFHGGNYYAHGVKPKRGLRVARMIGHITYLSDDDMAAKFGRALRRAEGAEDVYNFNFDVEFEVESYLRYQGDKFADYFDANTYLLITRALDYFDPAKAYDGDLTAALAHTKAKYLIASFSTDWRFAPARSRELVKALLDHKRQVTYGEIDAPHGHDAFLLDDARYHNLMRAYYERIAAEVNA; translated from the coding sequence ATGGAATCGATCGGGATCGTCACTCCACAAACAATGCATTTCTCCGAGCCGCTGCGCCTGCAGAACGGCAGCTCGCTCGCGAACTACGACCTCGTCGTCGAAACGTACGGTACGCTCAACACCGCGCGCAGCAATGCCGTGCTCGTGTGCCACGCGCTCAACGCGTCGCATCACGTGGCGGGCGTCTATGCGGATGATCCGAAGAACGTCGGCTGGTGGGACAACATGGTTGGCCCCGGCAAGCCGCTCGACACCGACCGCTTCTTCGTGATCGGCGTGAACAACCTCGGTTCGTGCTTCGGCTCGACGGGCCCGATGAGCATCGATCCGTCGACGGGCCGTCCGTACGGCGCGAGCTTCCCCGTCGTGACGGTCGAAGACTGGGTGAACGCGCAGGCGCTCGTCGCCGACACGTTCGGCATCGAGAAATTCGCAGCCGTGATGGGCGGCAGTCTCGGCGGCATGCAGGCGCTCGCGTGGAGCATGATGTATCCCGAGCGGCTTGCGCATTGCATCGTCGTTGCATCGACGCCGAAGCTCTCGGCGCAGAACATCGCGTTCAACGAAGTGGCGCGCTCGTCGATCCTGTCGGATCCGGATTTTCACGGCGGCAACTACTACGCGCACGGCGTGAAGCCGAAGCGCGGCTTGCGCGTCGCGCGGATGATCGGCCACATCACTTATCTGTCCGACGACGACATGGCCGCGAAGTTCGGCCGCGCGCTGCGTCGCGCGGAAGGCGCGGAAGACGTCTACAACTTCAACTTCGACGTCGAGTTCGAAGTGGAATCGTATCTGCGCTACCAGGGCGACAAGTTCGCCGACTACTTCGACGCGAACACGTATCTGCTGATCACTCGCGCGCTCGATTACTTCGATCCCGCCAAGGCGTATGACGGCGATCTCACGGCGGCACTCGCGCATACGAAGGCGAAGTATCTGATCGCGAGCTTCTCGACCGACTGGCGTTTCGCGCCCGCGCGCTCGCGCGAGCTGGTGAAGGCGCTGCTCGATCACAAGCGCCAGGTCACGTACGGCGAAATCGACGCGCCGCACGGCCACGACGCTTTCCTCCTCGACGACGCGCGCTATCACAACCTGATGCGCGCCTACTACGAACGCATTGCTGCAGAGGTCAACGCATGA
- the slmA gene encoding nucleoid occlusion factor SlmA: MQPIRKHDEDVTEDQTAAPRSTRLKPGERRVHILQTLAAMLEAPKNEKITTAALAARIGVSEAALYRHFASKAQMFEGLIEFIEQTLFGLINQIIAKEPNGVLQARAIALMLLNFSAKNPGMTRVLTCEALVGEHERLTERVNQLLERVEASLKQCLRLGLMDASSHAEHTAIPLPADYDPVARASLLLSYIIGRWHRFVRSGFSRAPIEQADAQLRLILQ; the protein is encoded by the coding sequence ATGCAGCCTATCCGCAAGCATGACGAGGACGTAACCGAAGACCAAACCGCCGCACCGCGCTCGACGCGCCTGAAACCGGGCGAGCGGCGCGTGCATATCCTCCAGACGCTGGCCGCGATGCTGGAGGCCCCGAAGAACGAAAAAATCACCACGGCGGCGCTGGCCGCGCGTATCGGCGTGTCGGAAGCGGCGCTGTACCGCCATTTCGCGAGCAAGGCGCAGATGTTCGAAGGGCTGATCGAATTCATCGAGCAGACGCTCTTTGGGCTCATCAACCAGATCATCGCGAAAGAGCCGAACGGCGTGCTGCAGGCCCGCGCGATCGCGCTCATGCTGCTCAATTTTTCAGCGAAGAATCCTGGCATGACACGCGTGCTGACCTGCGAAGCGCTCGTCGGCGAACACGAGCGGCTAACCGAGCGGGTCAACCAGTTGCTCGAGCGCGTCGAGGCGTCGCTCAAGCAATGTCTGCGGCTCGGATTGATGGACGCGTCGAGCCACGCCGAACACACTGCGATCCCGCTGCCTGCCGACTACGATCCCGTGGCGCGTGCGAGCCTTTTGCTCAGCTACATCATCGGGCGCTGGCATCGCTTCGTGCGCAGCGGCTTCTCGCGCGCGCCGATCGAACAGGCCGACGCGCAATTGCGCCTCATCCTCCAGTAG